Below is a genomic region from Sinorhizobium meliloti.
ACCCCGGCGGCCGCCAGATATTGCAGAGCCGGCGCGCCGAGCCCGCCCGCGCCGATGACGAGCACGCGCGCGGCCTTGAGTTTCTGCTGCCCCGGGCCGCCGATCTCCGGCAGCACGATGTGGCGTGCGTAGCGCGCAATCTCCGAAGGAGCGAGCGTCGCATCGGTCGTCATGTCCGTCTCCATGTAATTTTCGCGCAGGGCGCTGCATGTCACCCCGAAACGCGGCCGTTTGCAACGGCCAGATATTGAGCGCGCTCGCCAAGGGCGTCGAACATCGCCCGGTCGGTGCCCGTCATGAAGGACTGGCCGCCGAGCCCATCGACCAGATCGAAGAGGGCGGCGCGGCGTCCCTGATCGAGATGGGCGGCGATTTCGTCGAGCAGCAGCACCGGGGCGTGGCCGGTCATATCCCCGACGAGCCGTGCATGCGCGAGCACCAGGCCGACGAGCAGCGCCTTCTGCTCGCCGGTCGAGCAACGCTCGGCCTCGATGTCCTTTTCCCGGTGGCGGATCAGGAGATCGCTGCGGTGCGGCCCGTCCAGCGTGCGGCCCGCGGCCGCATCGCGGGCACGGCCCTCGGCGAGCATTGCCAGATATCGCTCTTCGAGTTCAAAGGCGGGAATGCCGGCACAGTCATCGAGAAAGCCGGCGAGCGACAGGCTTGCGGACGGAAAGGTCCCATCGCTCCGGCTCCGCTCGACGAGGGCCGAGAGCAGGCCGAGCATCTCCTGACGGGCAAGCGCCATGGAGATGCCGAGCCCGGCCATTTCGCGCTCGATGGCCGACAGCCAGGCGGGATCGGGCCGGAATTCCGAGAGAAGCCGGTTGCGGCTGCGCATGGCGCGGTCGAACTCGCTGGCGCGGCGGCCGTGTTCGGGATCGAGCGACAGGACCAGCCGGTCGAGAAAGCGCCTGCGGTCGGCGGAAGGGCCGGTGAAGAGGCCATCCATCGCCGGAGTGAGCCACAGCACCCTGAGGTGATCGGTGAGTTCGTCGACCGTGCGGGCCGCAGTGCCGTTGATCCTGAGGCGCCGTGATTGCCCCTCCTCGGTCCCTTGAGTGCCCGTGCCGATCTCCACCGACCCTTCCATGCCGTCGACGGCGGCGAAGACCGAGAAACCATCGGGGGCGCCGACGCGGGCGACATCCGCATAGGCAGCGCGCCTCAAACCGCGCCCGGGCGAAAGAAAGGAGACCCCCTCCATCAGATTGGTCTTGCCCGCACCGTTCTCGCCGGTCAGCACCACATGGCGCTGGTCGAGGTCGAGCGCCAGCGTTGCATAGTTGCGGAAGTCGCTCAGTTTCAGGCGTGTGAGAAAGACCTTGTGGGGCATTGCAAGTCCGATATCGACGTTGCTGTCAGGTAGGATGAAAGCCCGGCCAAGGCAAGGCGGAAAGGGTGTTCTGTCCGCCTCTCCCCCGCCTGCGGCGATTCCGTATCCGGGCTGCGCATTTCCGCCCCAATCGCCTGTGGGAAAGCCGTTTTTTTCGGCCGCATCGGAACTTTCCCCGAGCGCGCAAGTACAATATGACAACTGCGTGACAATCGACAGTTGGATGGATCGCTGATGCTCGGCCTGTTTCGCAAGCTCCTCCCCCGGGAAGACCGTTTCTTCGACCTCTTCGCCGATCATTCGCGCACCGTCATGGGTGCGGCGGAGGCACTGAACGCGTTGCTTGCCGGCGGCCCGGACATCGAAAGCCATTGCGACCGCATCGTCGCGCTCGAGAATGAGGCCGACGAAATCACCCGCGAGGTTCTGCTGGCCGTCCGCCGCAGCTTCATCACCCCCTTCGACCGCGGCGACATCAAGGATCTCATCCAGTCGATGGACGATGCGATCGACATGATGCACAAGACGGTGAAGACCATCCGTCTCTACGAGCAGAAGAGCTTCGATCCCGGCATGCAGGCCATGGGTGCGGCGGTCGTCGAGGCCGCCCATCTCGTCGCCGAGGCCATTCCGCTCCTCAGCCGGATCGGTGCCAATGCTCATCGCCTCAGCGCCATCGCCGAGGAGGTGACGCATGTCGAGGATAGATCCGACCAGCTGCACGAGCAGGGCCTGAAGGATCTCTTCCAGCGCCATGGCGCTTCCAACCCCATGGCCTATATCATCGGCAGCGAGATCTACGGCGAACTGGAAAAGGTCGTCGACCGCTTCGAGGATGTGGCAAACGAAATCAGCGGCATCGTGATCGAGAACGTCTGATGGATGCGACGCTCGCCTTCCCGCTGCTCGTGGGGCTCATCGCCGTCGCGCTTTTCTTCGACTTCCTCAACGGGTTGCACGACGCGGCCAATTCCATCGCAACCATCGTATCGACCCGCGTGCTCCGGCCGCAATATGCGGTCTTCTGGGCGGCGTTCTTCAACTTCATCGCCTTCCTCTTCTTCGGGCTGCACGTCGCCGAAACGCTCGGAACCGGCATCATCGATCCGGGTATCGTCACGCCGCAGGTGATCTTCGCGGCGCTGATGGGCGCCATCACCTGGAACATCGTTACCTGGGTCTTCGGCATCCCGTCGAGTTCCTCGCACGCGCTCATCGGCGGTCTCGTCGGCGCCGGCCTGGCCAAGACCGGTTTCAGTTCCATCGTCTGGCAAGGCCTGCTGAAGACGGCCGGCGCCATCGTCATGTCGCCGGGCATCGGCTTCGTTCTGGCGCTGCTGTTGGTGCTGATCGTCTCCTGGCTGTTCGTTCGCCAGACACCCTTTGCCGTCGACAGCACCTTCCGGGTGCTGCAATTCGTTTCGGCTTCCCTCTATTCGCTCGGCCATGGCGGCAACGATGCGCAGAAGACCATGGGCATCATTGCCGTGCTTCTCTTCTCGCAGGGCTATCTCGGCTCGGAATTCTACGTGCCCTTCTGGGTGGTCATCACCTGCCAGGCGGCGATCGCGCTCGGCACGCTCTTCGGCGGCTGGAGAATCGTCCACACGATGGGCTCGAAGATCACCAAGCTCAACCCGATGCAGGGATTCTGCGCCGAGACGGGCGGCGCCATCACGCTGTTCGCCGCGACCTGGCTCGGCATTCCGGTTTCGACCACCCACACAATCACCGGCGCGATCATCGGCGTCGGCGCGGCGCGGCGCGTATCGGCGGTGCGGTGGGGGCTTGCCGGCAACATCGTCGTTGCCTGGGTGATCACCATGCCGGCGGCAGCGTTGATCTCGGCGCTCTGCTATTTCGCCGCGGACCTCGTCGCCTGACGCTTTCGCCGGGCACCCCGTTGGCATTGCCGGCGGCGGGGAGTATATTTCCGCGATCTAATGGAATTGCATCCGGAGAAGAGTGAACTTCCATCGTATCTGGGGAGGAAACGATGACGGACGTCGAGTGGACGATCAAGGGCCGCGAATTCATCCATTGCAATTGCGCCTATGGCTGCCCGTGGCTGCCCGTGCCAGTTCAACGCACTGCCCACCGAGGGGCATTGCCGCGCGATCGGGATCGTCGACATCGACGAGGGGCACCATGGCGATACCCGGCTCGACGGCCTGAGGTGCGGCATGATCGTATCCTGGCCCGGTGCCATTCACGAGGGCAGGGGCGCGGTGGTTCCGATCATCGACGAGCGTGCCTCCGACGAGCAGCGGGAGGCGCTGCTGCGGATCATGAGCGGCCAGGACACCGAGCCCGGCGCCACCTTCTTCCAGGTGTTCGCGACGACTTTCGAGACCTTCCACGATCCGGTTTTCGCGCCGATCGATTTCGAGATCGACGTCGAAAGACGCTCGGCGCGGGTCAATATTCCGGGATGGATGGAGGCTCGCGGCGAGCCCATCGTCAATCCGGTGACCGGTGAGGAGCATCACGCGCGCATCAACCTTCCGCACGGGTTCGAATATGACCGCTGCGAGGTGGGGCGCGGCTGGGCCGAGACGAGCGGGCCGCTGGCAGTTTCGCTCGCCGATTCGCACGCCCACTTCGCCAGACTGCACATGACCGGAAGCGGCGTGGTTCACTGACGCCATGCCGCCCGACACCGCGCTTGAAAGCTTGCTGCGACGGGATCGGGCAATCGTGGCAGCGTCGCTCGTCGCATTGACGGTGGTCGCCTGGACATACACGCTCTGGCTGGCGGCAGCCATGAACATCGACGGCATGAGCATGTCTGCCCCCGGCATGGAAGCGGACATGAAGATGGACCCTGCCATGGATATGGATGGCATGGAGATGGGATCCCGTGGCGCCCTGTCGCTCGGCACCGTCCTCGGCATCTCGCCGCGTCCCTGGAGTTCCGTGGAAGCCGGCGTCACCCTGACCATGTGGATCGTGATGATGGTCGGCATGATGCTGCCTTCGGCAACGCCGATGATCCTGCTCTACGCCCGGGTCGGCCGGCAAAGCCGGATAGCGGGCAAGCCCTTCGCCGCGACCGGTTTCTTCGCCGGCGGCTATCTCCTTGCCTGGGCGGGATTCGCGCTCGTCGCGACGCTTGGACAATGGCTCATGGAGGGAACCCTGCTGACGCCGGCGCTGGCAAGCGCCAGTCGCATCTTCAGCGGTGTCGTGCTGGTGATCGCGGGTCTCTACCAATGGACGTCGCTCAAGGATGCCTGCCTCAGCCAATGTCAGACGCCGATCGTCTTCCTGCAGCGGCACGGCGGTTTTCGCCGCGATCCCGCGGGAGCCGTCGGACTGGGCCTGCGCCACGGGGTCTATTGCATCGGCTGCTGCTGGGCGCTGATGACGCTTCTTTTCGTCGGCGGCATCATGAATGTGCTCTGGATTGCGGCAATCGCCATCTTCGTGCTCGCGGAGAAGGTGATACCGACCGGCCGCGTTCTCTCACGCGTCGCCGGATCTCTGCTCGCGGCGTTCGGCCTTTGGCAGCTCATTTCGGCTTCGATTTAAGTGATGGCGCCGCGGCTTGGCCCCTCATCCGCCTGCCGGCACCTTCTCCCCGCAAGCGGGGCGAAGGGGACTGGTAGCGCCGCCGCTTGTCCCTTCTCCACGTCAGAACGGGGAGAAGTTCGCGGCAGCGGGATGAGGGGCTGCGCGCGGCGTAATCGCCCAGAGCATTGGCTCACTCGCTCAACGTGTCGAAGAAATCCTTCATCCGGGAGAAGAAGCCCGTCGATTCGGGATTGTTCTCCTTGGACGAGATCTGCTCAAATTCCTGCAGCAACTCGCGTTGGCGCTTGGTGAGCTTCTGCGGCGTCTCGATTTGAATCTGGATATAGAGATCGCCGGTCTGGCTGGAGCGCAGCACCGGCATGCCCTTGCCCTTGAGGCGGAACTGCTTGCCGGCCTGCGTGCCTTCCGGCACGGTGACGCGCGATTTGGTGCCGTCGAGGGTGGTGACGTCGAACTTGCCGCCGAGCGCCGCCGTCGTCATAGAGATCGGCACGGCGCAATAGAGATCAGCGCCGTCGCGCTGATAGAATTCGTGCGGCTTCACTGAGAGGAAGATGTAGAGGTCGCCCGCCGGGCCGCCGCGAAGGCCGGCCTCACCCTCGCCGGAAAGCCGGATGCGCGTGCCGTCCTCGATACCGGCCGGAATGTTGACCGAGAGCGTCCGCTCCTCCACGACGCGGCCCTGGCCGTGGCATTTGGTGCAGGGGTCGGCGATCGTCTGGCCGCGGCCGCCGCAGGTCGGGCAGGTCCGCTCGATCGAGAAGAAGCCCTGGGCCGCGCGGACGCGGCCGGTGCCCTGACAGGTGCCGCAGGTCTTCGGGCTGGTACCGGGCTTGGCGCCCGTGCCGGTGCAGACGTCGCAGGTGATGGACGTCGGCACGCGGATCTGCGCCGTCTTGCCGGAATAGGCCTCCTCGAGCGAAATCTCCATGTTATAGCGCAGGTCCGCGCCGCGCTCGCGTCCGCCTGACGAGCGGCGCTGACGGCCACCCATCATCTCGCCGAAGATGTCCTCGAAAATATCGGAGAAGCCGTGCGCTCCGCCGCCGGCGAAGCCGTTGCCGAAGCCTGCGCCCATGCCGCCCTGCTCGAAGGCCGCATGGCCGTAGCGGTCATAGGCCGCGCGTTTCTGCGGATCCTTCAGCGTCTCATAGGCTTCGTTGATTTCCTTGAAGGACTTTTCCGACTCCTGGTCGCCGGGATTCCTGTCCGGGTGATATTTCATCGCGAGTTTGCGAAAGGCGCTCTTCAGCTCCTTTTCGTCCGCGTTTTTTTGAACGCCAAGCGTTTCGTAAAGATCACGTTTCATGCTTCAAAGATCGTCCTGTTATCAGCGACAGGGCTTGCCAGCGCGAAGGATCCGACGGCTGCCTGATTATCTTGCCACAGGATTTAGTAAACCTTTAAGCGCGATACCATAGCCAAGTCGGGGCGGAAGCGGTTTTTTGTCGGAAAACGGCGGTTTCGCAGCCACTTTCCTCCGCAGGGTCGGTTCGCTTCCACGCCTTGGGACTGCAGCCGGTGAACCATCCATGAAAAAGCCCGGGATTGCTCCCGGGCCCGTTCATCGAAAGGCGAAGCCGTCAGGCCGACCGCTTACGGTCGTCTTCGTCCTTGACTTCCTCGTAGTCGGCGTCGACCACGTCATCGCCGGAGCGCTTGGCGTCGGCGGCGGCATCCGCATGGGCGGCGTCCGTCTGCTGAGCCTCATAGATCGCCTGACCGAGCTTCATGGAGACTTCCATGAGGGTATTGGTCTTGGCCTTGATGTCCTCGGCGTCCGGCTCGGAAACTTCGACGGCGCTCTTGAGCGCTGCGATTGCATCCTCGATCGCCTTACGGTCCGTCTCGGAAACCTTGTCGCCATGTTCCTGGAGCGACTTCTCCGAAGAATGGACCAGGCTTTCGGCCTGGTTCTTGGCCTCTACGCCTTCGCGGCGCTTCTTGTCGGCTTCCGCATTGGCTTCGGCATCCTTGACCATCTTCTCGATCTCGGCGTCGGAAAGACCACCGGAGGCCTGGATGCGGATCTGGTGCTCCTTGCCTGTGCCCTTGTCCTTGGCGGACACCTGCACGATGCCGTTCGCATCGATGTCGAACGTGACCTCGATCTGCGGCACGCCGCGCGGTGCCGGCGGAATGCCGACGAGATCGAACTGGCCGAGCAGCTTGTTGTCGGCCGCCATTTCACGCTCGCCCTGCGAGACGCGGATCGTCACGGCGGACTGGTTGTCGTCGGCCGTCGAGAAGACCTGGCTCTTCTTCGTCGGGATCGTGGTGTTGCGCTCGATCAGGCGGGTGAAGACGCCGCCAAGCGTTTCGATGCCGAGCGATAGCGGGGTGACGTCCAGCAGCAACACGTCCTTGACGTCGCCCTGCAGAACGCCGGCCTGGATCGCGGCGCCCATGGCAACCACTTCATCCGGGTTGACACCCTTGTGCGGCTCCTTGCCGAAGAGCTGCTTCACCGTCTCCTGAACCTTCGGCATGCGGGTCATGCCGCCGACGAGAACGACTTCGTCGATCTCGGCAGCCGAAACGCCGGCATCCTTGAGCGCGGCTTTGCAGGGCGCGATGGTCTTCTGGATCAGGTCTTCGACCAGGCTCTCGAATTTGGCGCGGGACAGCTTCATCGTCAGGTGCTTCGGACCGGAAGCGTCCGCCGTGATGAACGGCAGGTTGATTTCGGTCTGCTGCGAGGACGAGAGCTCGATCTTCGCCTTTTCGGCAGCTTCCTTCAGGCGCTGCAGCGCGAGCTTGTCGTTCTTGAGGTCGATGCCCTGCTCCTTCTTGAACTCGGAGGCAAGATATTCGACGAGGCGCATGTCGAAGTCTTCACCGCCAAGGAAGGTGTCGCCGTTGGTCGACTTCACTTCGAAGACGCCGTCGCCGATTTCCAGAACCGAGATGTCGAACGTGCCGCCGCCAAGATCGTAGACGGCGATCGTCTTGCCTTCCTTCTTGTCGAGGCCGTAGGCAAGTGCCGCTGCGGTCGGCTCGTTGATGATGCGCAGCACGTCGAGACCGGCGATCTTGCCGGCATCCTTCGTGGCCTGGCGCTGTGCGTCGTTGAAGTAGGCCGGAACGGTGATGACGGCCTTTTCGACCTTTTCACCGAGATAGGACTCGGCCGTTTCCTTCATCTTCTGAAGGATCATCGCGGAGATCTGCGACGGAGAGTAGCTGGTGCCGTGGGCTTCGACCCAGGCGTCGCCATTGTCGGCCTTGACGATCTTGTAGGGGACCATCCCCTTGTC
It encodes:
- the recF gene encoding DNA replication/repair protein RecF (All proteins in this family for which functions are known are DNA-binding proteins that assist the filamentation of RecA onto DNA for the initiation of recombination or recombinational repair.), which encodes MPHKVFLTRLKLSDFRNYATLALDLDQRHVVLTGENGAGKTNLMEGVSFLSPGRGLRRAAYADVARVGAPDGFSVFAAVDGMEGSVEIGTGTQGTEEGQSRRLRINGTAARTVDELTDHLRVLWLTPAMDGLFTGPSADRRRFLDRLVLSLDPEHGRRASEFDRAMRSRNRLLSEFRPDPAWLSAIEREMAGLGISMALARQEMLGLLSALVERSRSDGTFPSASLSLAGFLDDCAGIPAFELEERYLAMLAEGRARDAAAGRTLDGPHRSDLLIRHREKDIEAERCSTGEQKALLVGLVLAHARLVGDMTGHAPVLLLDEIAAHLDQGRRAALFDLVDGLGGQSFMTGTDRAMFDALGERAQYLAVANGRVSG
- a CDS encoding DUF47 domain-containing protein — protein: MLGLFRKLLPREDRFFDLFADHSRTVMGAAEALNALLAGGPDIESHCDRIVALENEADEITREVLLAVRRSFITPFDRGDIKDLIQSMDDAIDMMHKTVKTIRLYEQKSFDPGMQAMGAAVVEAAHLVAEAIPLLSRIGANAHRLSAIAEEVTHVEDRSDQLHEQGLKDLFQRHGASNPMAYIIGSEIYGELEKVVDRFEDVANEISGIVIENV
- a CDS encoding inorganic phosphate transporter, whose product is MDATLAFPLLVGLIAVALFFDFLNGLHDAANSIATIVSTRVLRPQYAVFWAAFFNFIAFLFFGLHVAETLGTGIIDPGIVTPQVIFAALMGAITWNIVTWVFGIPSSSSHALIGGLVGAGLAKTGFSSIVWQGLLKTAGAIVMSPGIGFVLALLLVLIVSWLFVRQTPFAVDSTFRVLQFVSASLYSLGHGGNDAQKTMGIIAVLLFSQGYLGSEFYVPFWVVITCQAAIALGTLFGGWRIVHTMGSKITKLNPMQGFCAETGGAITLFAATWLGIPVSTTHTITGAIIGVGAARRVSAVRWGLAGNIVVAWVITMPAAALISALCYFAADLVA
- a CDS encoding DUF2182 domain-containing protein → MPPDTALESLLRRDRAIVAASLVALTVVAWTYTLWLAAAMNIDGMSMSAPGMEADMKMDPAMDMDGMEMGSRGALSLGTVLGISPRPWSSVEAGVTLTMWIVMMVGMMLPSATPMILLYARVGRQSRIAGKPFAATGFFAGGYLLAWAGFALVATLGQWLMEGTLLTPALASASRIFSGVVLVIAGLYQWTSLKDACLSQCQTPIVFLQRHGGFRRDPAGAVGLGLRHGVYCIGCCWALMTLLFVGGIMNVLWIAAIAIFVLAEKVIPTGRVLSRVAGSLLAAFGLWQLISASI
- the dnaJ gene encoding molecular chaperone DnaJ; translation: MKRDLYETLGVQKNADEKELKSAFRKLAMKYHPDRNPGDQESEKSFKEINEAYETLKDPQKRAAYDRYGHAAFEQGGMGAGFGNGFAGGGAHGFSDIFEDIFGEMMGGRQRRSSGGRERGADLRYNMEISLEEAYSGKTAQIRVPTSITCDVCTGTGAKPGTSPKTCGTCQGTGRVRAAQGFFSIERTCPTCGGRGQTIADPCTKCHGQGRVVEERTLSVNIPAGIEDGTRIRLSGEGEAGLRGGPAGDLYIFLSVKPHEFYQRDGADLYCAVPISMTTAALGGKFDVTTLDGTKSRVTVPEGTQAGKQFRLKGKGMPVLRSSQTGDLYIQIQIETPQKLTKRQRELLQEFEQISSKENNPESTGFFSRMKDFFDTLSE
- the dnaK gene encoding molecular chaperone DnaK; translation: MAKVIGIDLGTTNSCVSVMDGKDAKVIENAEGARTTPSMVAFTEDGERLVGQPAKRQAVTNPENTLFAIKRLIGRTFEDPTTQKDKGMVPYKIVKADNGDAWVEAHGTSYSPSQISAMILQKMKETAESYLGEKVEKAVITVPAYFNDAQRQATKDAGKIAGLDVLRIINEPTAAALAYGLDKKEGKTIAVYDLGGGTFDISVLEIGDGVFEVKSTNGDTFLGGEDFDMRLVEYLASEFKKEQGIDLKNDKLALQRLKEAAEKAKIELSSSQQTEINLPFITADASGPKHLTMKLSRAKFESLVEDLIQKTIAPCKAALKDAGVSAAEIDEVVLVGGMTRMPKVQETVKQLFGKEPHKGVNPDEVVAMGAAIQAGVLQGDVKDVLLLDVTPLSLGIETLGGVFTRLIERNTTIPTKKSQVFSTADDNQSAVTIRVSQGEREMAADNKLLGQFDLVGIPPAPRGVPQIEVTFDIDANGIVQVSAKDKGTGKEHQIRIQASGGLSDAEIEKMVKDAEANAEADKKRREGVEAKNQAESLVHSSEKSLQEHGDKVSETDRKAIEDAIAALKSAVEVSEPDAEDIKAKTNTLMEVSMKLGQAIYEAQQTDAAHADAAADAKRSGDDVVDADYEEVKDEDDRKRSA